A genomic segment from Spirochaeta lutea encodes:
- a CDS encoding helix-turn-helix domain-containing protein → MKYKKRISISILVILLVPVILNTIVLFVRMYDQTERERWKFIVSTNAQLQSTMDYFVTRIQTDLVYLSSRPELKNLKQWYETSDFREKRNFFLNFDPFSRLSDYYDEAYLVHPKDNLMLDLKNKLVSSIEHSSAGSTIQRLNKTLESFQGEKDILLSLPGQPSSRVFLIRSIQNSADGSSFYMYIQLNENFFKSLLDEIFIIDNSFVIITNQYNEPVIIRQSKSSLSLASFSQDWLNHGTDQGPVIHDRNGRRYLITANQSADTGWRYLYGVDYSSIHDDLARFLVQSGLITAGIMMVLSALAPWLVNSLYRPLENLVLSLGDPDGLQDVDEFSRIQLHIKRLSDRNKALNTTLYSSNPYQKEGVIQALLHDPELLGSSLEGEVERAQLSLLPQSGDQFLIIECLLKSRFTQEGTTPSKLLVVERDATIAKWFHFHQDIAYETVLTDDSKLVFICRIPHSLLSGQDQSSLSTFDICNYLHLDEEITGNIYLGCSTLHPSLYELSDAYKEARIAIEYRTLFPNRTIVSYTQIISGQPRLHFYPYNEEMRIINAVKQRDRNQSEAALEQFYAILGASGLPFTQLKHAVFHLLDSLLKILKEFDVPLKQETVERITEVSQTIEETIDTTEMHQGIQQLLAKILDVLDDTQSSASVMIAESVKAIIDQTYTDRNLSLDQIADQLRYSVSHISAIFKTAYGETIKQYITNLRLAKARELLISTDHKVETIGKETGYDNVGSFVKIFKAYMGETPKEFRLRNRLGQQ, encoded by the coding sequence ATGAAATATAAGAAACGCATCTCCATTTCTATTCTCGTAATCCTGCTTGTTCCGGTCATTTTGAATACCATCGTGTTATTTGTACGGATGTACGACCAAACAGAACGGGAGCGGTGGAAGTTCATAGTCAGCACCAATGCCCAGCTTCAAAGCACCATGGATTATTTTGTAACCCGCATCCAGACCGATTTAGTCTACCTTTCATCACGGCCGGAGCTAAAAAACCTGAAGCAATGGTACGAAACCTCCGACTTTCGCGAGAAGCGGAATTTCTTTCTAAATTTCGATCCCTTCAGCCGGCTTTCCGATTATTATGACGAGGCCTACCTGGTCCACCCCAAGGATAATCTGATGCTGGATCTCAAAAACAAGCTGGTGAGCTCTATCGAGCACTCCAGCGCCGGATCGACCATCCAGAGGCTGAATAAAACCCTGGAATCCTTCCAGGGAGAAAAAGATATTCTGCTCTCCCTGCCCGGCCAGCCGAGTTCCCGGGTATTCCTCATCCGGAGCATACAAAACTCAGCTGACGGGAGCAGCTTCTACATGTACATCCAGTTGAACGAGAACTTTTTTAAGAGCCTGCTCGATGAGATTTTTATAATCGATAACTCCTTCGTAATTATTACCAACCAGTACAACGAACCGGTTATAATCCGCCAATCCAAAAGCAGCCTATCCCTGGCCTCCTTCTCCCAGGACTGGCTGAATCATGGAACTGATCAGGGTCCGGTGATTCACGACAGGAACGGAAGGCGCTATCTCATTACCGCGAATCAGTCCGCAGATACCGGCTGGCGCTATTTGTATGGCGTTGATTATTCCAGCATTCATGATGATCTTGCCCGGTTCCTGGTTCAATCCGGCCTCATTACCGCGGGCATTATGATGGTTCTGTCAGCTCTGGCACCCTGGCTGGTGAACTCTCTGTACCGCCCCCTGGAAAACCTGGTGCTTAGCCTCGGAGATCCTGATGGACTCCAGGATGTAGACGAGTTTTCCCGTATCCAACTTCATATAAAGCGCCTGAGCGACCGGAACAAGGCCCTGAATACCACCCTTTACAGCAGCAACCCCTACCAGAAGGAGGGGGTAATCCAGGCACTTCTCCATGACCCGGAGCTGCTGGGCTCATCTCTGGAAGGAGAAGTGGAACGAGCCCAGCTTTCCCTGCTACCCCAGTCCGGCGACCAGTTCCTGATTATTGAGTGTTTATTGAAAAGCCGTTTTACCCAGGAAGGCACGACTCCAAGCAAGCTCCTGGTGGTGGAACGGGATGCAACCATTGCAAAGTGGTTCCATTTTCATCAAGACATCGCCTATGAAACCGTACTGACCGATGATTCAAAACTCGTCTTCATCTGCCGAATACCCCACAGTCTGCTATCAGGCCAGGATCAATCATCACTGAGCACCTTTGATATCTGCAATTATCTCCACCTGGATGAAGAGATCACCGGAAACATTTACCTGGGCTGCAGCACCCTGCACCCTTCTCTGTACGAGCTCTCCGACGCCTACAAAGAAGCACGGATTGCCATTGAGTACCGCACATTGTTTCCCAACCGTACTATAGTCTCCTACACCCAGATTATATCCGGGCAGCCCCGGCTGCATTTTTACCCCTACAATGAAGAAATGCGGATAATCAATGCGGTAAAGCAACGGGATCGCAACCAATCTGAGGCTGCGTTGGAACAGTTTTATGCCATTCTTGGTGCCTCCGGCCTGCCCTTTACCCAGCTGAAACACGCCGTTTTTCACCTGTTAGATTCACTGTTAAAAATTCTTAAAGAATTTGATGTGCCCTTAAAACAAGAAACGGTGGAAAGGATTACCGAGGTTAGCCAGACCATTGAAGAAACCATTGATACCACAGAAATGCACCAGGGGATTCAGCAGTTGCTGGCCAAGATCCTTGATGTGCTTGACGATACCCAAAGCTCGGCAAGTGTCATGATTGCCGAGAGTGTAAAGGCTATCATTGACCAAACCTATACAGACAGGAATCTCAGCCTGGATCAGATTGCGGATCAGCTGCGGTACAGCGTCTCACACATTTCTGCCATTTTCAAAACCGCCTACGGGGAAACTATAAAACAGTACATTACCAACCTCCGCCTGGCCAAGGCCAGGGAGCTCTTAATTTCCACGGACCACAAGGTCGAGACCATAGGTAAAGAAACCGGATACGATAACGTGGGATCATTTGTGAAAATCTTTAAAGCCTACATGGGAGAAACCCCGAAAGAATTCCGGCTCCGGAACCGCCTGGGTCAGCAGTGA